In one window of Brevinematales bacterium DNA:
- a CDS encoding radical SAM protein — protein MKFVPSYLKLSKNELREKADRLFEMLKECSICPRLCKVIRTNGQKGFCKVGCYPMVYSYTPHFGEEDILVGRRGSGTIFFTGCNISCVYCQNYEISQLMRGKEVDFETLADMMIELQDLGCHNINFVTPTHQIPQILKSLEVAIEKGLNIPLVYNSSGYDSTEVLKILDGIFDIYMPDIKYSNNTFAEKYSFAPNYFEIAKSAVREMYRQVGDLVVENGIALRGLIVRHLVLPKGIAGSYEVLKFISEEISTNTFINIMKQYRPLFKAYKYNEISRRIYEEELYEVVNIAKEMGFKRIYL, from the coding sequence ATGAAGTTTGTTCCTTCTTATTTAAAGCTTAGCAAGAACGAGTTAAGAGAAAAAGCGGATAGATTATTTGAAATGCTAAAAGAATGCTCGATTTGTCCTCGACTGTGTAAGGTTATCAGAACAAACGGACAAAAAGGTTTTTGTAAGGTAGGCTGTTATCCTATGGTATATTCATACACACCACACTTCGGAGAGGAAGATATACTAGTAGGTAGAAGAGGATCTGGAACAATATTCTTCACAGGATGTAACATCTCGTGCGTATACTGCCAAAACTATGAAATATCTCAACTTATGAGAGGTAAAGAAGTAGATTTCGAAACATTAGCAGATATGATGATCGAGCTACAAGATTTAGGATGCCATAATATAAATTTTGTCACACCAACACATCAAATCCCCCAAATACTAAAATCACTTGAAGTAGCAATCGAAAAAGGATTAAATATTCCTTTAGTATATAACTCAAGTGGATACGATTCAACCGAAGTTTTGAAGATATTGGATGGTATATTTGATATATACATGCCAGACATTAAGTACTCCAACAACACCTTTGCTGAGAAATATTCTTTCGCCCCAAACTATTTTGAAATAGCAAAATCAGCAGTTAGAGAAATGTACAGACAAGTTGGTGATTTAGTAGTCGAAAATGGTATTGCATTGAGAGGGCTTATAGTTAGGCATTTAGTCCTACCAAAAGGCATAGCAGGATCATACGAAGTTCTAAAATTCATATCCGAAGAAATTTCAACTAATACTTTTATCAATATAATGAAGCAATACAGACCCCTTTTCAAAGCATACAAATACAACGAAATATCAAGAAGAATATACGAAGAAGAACTCTATGAAGTAGTAAATATAGCAAAAGAAATGGGTTTTAAAAGAATATACTTGTAA
- a CDS encoding peptide-binding protein, protein MRFINLLLILLLVFIVSCSRPNLKNEETIVLTLSQEPQTFNPVSSLDLYSSTIISFIYDSLFEVDQNLNFVPKIVKEYSVSSDSKVFRFRLREDAKWQDGTPITADDIIYTFSMITNPISKAFNKVAQYKDVEYVKKIDSLTFEVKYKQPYAPALESWAMTPIPKHIFEKEDFHNTKYNSFPIGSGAYEVKKVVPGQYIILEKTTNYWDKNNEPNIKKIVFRIIKDPTVEFNALKVGETDLAGIRPIDWINQVEQDWFKTKFNSFKYYTLNISQIALNLRNEILSDKLVRKALAHAINKEEIKNNVYFGLAEPLSGPFPPNSWAYNPNVDDYEFSLDKSIEYLEKAGWKDTDGDGIRDKNGKKLSLELIIPQGSETGIKIGEIFKETLKKIGVELNVRIMEWSMVTKTIDSRTFEMVMFGWSLSIDPDPYDIWHSSQIKGGINYVSYSNPEVDKLCEIGRKIFNREERKKIYSKIHKIINDDLPYLFLFSRASLVGADKRVSNIDPSTAGIYWNFNTWKLITPQ, encoded by the coding sequence ATGAGGTTTATTAACTTGTTGCTTATATTACTTTTAGTTTTCATAGTTTCTTGTTCAAGACCTAATTTAAAGAATGAAGAGACAATAGTTCTAACTCTTTCTCAAGAACCGCAGACATTTAATCCTGTATCATCTCTAGACTTATATTCTTCAACTATTATAAGTTTTATATACGATAGTCTTTTTGAAGTTGACCAAAACTTAAATTTCGTACCAAAAATAGTCAAAGAATATTCTGTATCATCAGATTCAAAAGTTTTCAGATTTAGGCTAAGAGAAGATGCTAAATGGCAAGATGGTACTCCTATAACAGCAGATGACATAATATATACTTTTTCAATGATAACAAATCCAATTTCAAAAGCATTCAACAAAGTTGCCCAATATAAAGACGTAGAGTACGTTAAAAAAATAGATAGTTTAACATTTGAAGTTAAGTATAAACAACCTTACGCACCAGCACTCGAGAGTTGGGCTATGACACCAATACCCAAGCACATATTTGAAAAGGAAGATTTTCATAATACTAAATACAACTCATTTCCCATAGGAAGTGGAGCTTACGAGGTTAAAAAAGTAGTTCCAGGACAATACATAATACTTGAGAAGACAACAAACTACTGGGATAAAAACAATGAACCAAACATAAAGAAAATAGTATTTAGGATAATCAAAGATCCAACCGTGGAATTCAATGCTTTGAAAGTAGGAGAAACTGATTTAGCAGGTATAAGACCAATCGACTGGATAAATCAAGTAGAACAAGATTGGTTTAAAACAAAATTCAACAGTTTCAAGTATTATACACTCAACATATCCCAAATAGCATTAAACTTAAGAAATGAAATATTATCTGACAAACTAGTTAGAAAAGCTTTGGCACATGCTATAAATAAAGAGGAAATAAAAAATAACGTATATTTTGGACTAGCAGAACCACTCTCTGGACCATTTCCACCTAATAGTTGGGCATATAATCCAAATGTAGATGACTATGAATTTTCTTTAGATAAATCTATAGAATATCTCGAAAAAGCAGGATGGAAAGACACGGACGGAGATGGAATAAGAGATAAAAATGGTAAGAAATTATCTCTTGAGCTTATAATACCCCAAGGTAGTGAAACTGGAATAAAAATAGGTGAAATATTCAAAGAAACACTCAAAAAAATAGGTGTAGAATTAAACGTAAGAATCATGGAATGGTCAATGGTTACAAAAACTATAGATAGTAGAACTTTCGAAATGGTCATGTTTGGATGGTCTCTTTCAATTGATCCTGATCCCTACGACATATGGCATTCATCCCAAATAAAAGGTGGTATTAACTATGTAAGTTACTCAAATCCTGAAGTCGATAAACTTTGCGAGATAGGAAGAAAAATATTTAATAGAGAAGAAAGGAAAAAGATATATTCAAAAATTCACAAGATTATAAACGATGACTTACCATACTTGTTTTTATTTTCAAGAGCATCTCTAGTAGGAGCTGATAAACGAGTTAGTAACATAGATCCTTCAACAGCAGGAATATATTGGAACTTCAATACCTGGAAGCTTATAACACCACAATAA
- a CDS encoding alkaline phosphatase produces the protein MFSNSISHCTRFLLLLSIFLIFSNPLTAKKSDVPKNIIIMIGDGMGLGAISAYYLANTNANLSKFKKIGLMSTYAEGSLVTDSAASGTALSTGYKTKNGHIATLPDGKIVPTVMEVAKKKGKVTGIIVTCSITHATPATFYAHVSSRLNETEIATFVTNQTIDLFIGGGLSFFLPTTTTIPSQSTYSEETNQQPTATSNLVDILLKLGYNIITNYEDLKNYNPAKFEKILALLEPIHLPPILSGNRKTTLAEMTKKSLDLLSKNKEGFILMVEGSQIDWEAHANNHKGLIEEMRDFDNAVGIAIDFVLKNPDTLLIVTSDHETGGVSIIGGVLNKLSTIRFASKDHTAELVPIFSIGLGSDNFIGFIDNTFVGKKLIEFLQN, from the coding sequence ATGTTTTCAAATTCTATATCTCATTGTACTCGTTTTCTACTTTTACTATCTATTTTTCTAATCTTTTCTAATCCATTAACAGCTAAAAAATCAGATGTTCCAAAAAACATCATAATAATGATAGGTGACGGAATGGGATTAGGTGCTATATCAGCATACTACCTAGCAAACACAAACGCAAATCTATCCAAGTTCAAAAAAATAGGCTTAATGTCAACATATGCTGAAGGTTCTCTAGTAACAGATTCCGCAGCAAGTGGTACAGCACTTTCAACAGGATACAAAACTAAAAACGGACATATAGCAACACTACCAGATGGTAAAATAGTACCAACAGTAATGGAAGTAGCAAAGAAAAAGGGCAAAGTCACAGGAATAATAGTAACTTGTAGTATTACTCATGCAACACCAGCAACCTTTTATGCACATGTAAGTTCAAGGTTAAATGAAACAGAAATAGCAACATTCGTAACAAATCAAACTATAGATTTATTCATAGGAGGAGGACTATCATTCTTTTTACCAACTACAACTACCATACCATCGCAAAGTACATACTCAGAGGAAACAAACCAACAACCAACAGCAACAAGTAACTTGGTAGATATTCTATTAAAGCTAGGTTACAACATAATTACCAACTACGAAGATCTAAAAAACTATAATCCAGCAAAATTCGAGAAAATATTAGCACTTTTGGAACCTATCCATTTACCACCAATATTAAGCGGTAACAGAAAAACAACTCTAGCAGAAATGACAAAAAAGTCTCTGGATCTATTGTCAAAAAACAAAGAAGGATTCATCCTAATGGTTGAAGGATCCCAAATAGATTGGGAAGCCCACGCAAACAACCATAAAGGATTAATAGAGGAAATGAGAGATTTTGACAACGCAGTAGGAATAGCAATTGATTTTGTACTAAAAAACCCAGACACTCTTTTGATAGTAACTTCAGACCACGAAACAGGTGGAGTTAGCATAATAGGAGGCGTTTTAAATAAATTATCAACCATTCGTTTTGCCTCAAAAGATCATACTGCAGAACTAGTACCAATATTCTCAATAGGACTTGGAAGTGATAACTTTATAGGATTTATTGATAATACATTTGTAGGTAAAAAATTAATAGAATTTTTACAGAATTAG
- a CDS encoding pyridoxine 5'-phosphate synthase, translating to MKKTFKKKLGVNIDHIATLRQARKSSEPDPVSVIPIIELAGADGITLHLREDRRHIQDRDVYLSKQIIKTSMNLEMSINDEIVKIALDVIPNEVCIVPERREEITTEGGLKIKPIKHRLEDVIKSLKSKGIVVSLFVEPDIEAIDLSKEVGADYIEIHTGKYANSAGDNQILELDKIRTAAEYASKIGLRVNAGHGLNYKNTYDIASIPEIETLNIGHSIISRSIYVGIRQAVIEMKDIILRAYYDLVSFKK from the coding sequence ATGAAGAAAACCTTCAAAAAGAAACTTGGAGTTAATATAGATCATATCGCAACATTAAGACAAGCTAGAAAATCATCAGAACCTGACCCTGTATCGGTTATACCAATTATCGAACTCGCAGGAGCAGATGGAATTACGCTACATTTACGAGAGGATAGAAGGCATATTCAAGATAGAGATGTATACCTGTCTAAACAAATCATTAAAACCTCTATGAATTTAGAAATGTCGATAAACGACGAGATTGTCAAGATAGCCCTTGATGTAATACCAAATGAAGTTTGTATAGTACCAGAACGACGCGAAGAGATAACAACTGAAGGTGGATTAAAGATAAAACCTATTAAACACAGACTCGAAGATGTTATAAAATCACTAAAATCAAAAGGAATTGTAGTTAGTCTCTTTGTTGAACCTGATATTGAAGCTATTGACCTCTCAAAAGAAGTGGGAGCAGACTATATCGAAATACATACAGGTAAATATGCCAACTCTGCAGGAGATAACCAAATTCTAGAACTTGACAAGATAAGAACAGCAGCAGAGTACGCTAGCAAAATCGGTCTAAGGGTAAATGCAGGACATGGTCTCAATTATAAGAATACGTACGATATAGCTAGTATACCAGAAATTGAAACCCTAAATATAGGACACAGCATAATAAGTAGATCAATATATGTTGGAATAAGACAAGCAGTTATAGAAATGAAAGATATCATACTAAGAGCATACTACGATTTAGTGTCTTTTAAAAAATAA
- the amrS gene encoding AmmeMemoRadiSam system radical SAM enzyme: MVETKIVAKWWKKEGNKVRCYLCPRYCLIGDGKTGFCFIRKNEGGILYSLGYARPVAINIDPIEKKPLFHFLPGTNILSLGTAGCNLGCLFCQNWDISKAKLDQVKSIYMSPEKIVEIALSYKTPSIAFTYNEPTIIGEYIIETAKIARKYGIKIVMVSNGYISKEAFYDIYQYVDGANIDLKAITEIFYNRITLSHLEPVKETLKRLKELGNVWFEITNLIIPTLNDSLKEFEELSEWILDNLGDSVPLHFTAFHPDYKLNNLPRTPKETLIKARNIAIQKGIKYVYTGNVWYEEGSTTYCPDCKEPLIIRSWHDVLKNKIKDNKCPKCRRKIDGLWN; encoded by the coding sequence ATGGTAGAAACCAAGATCGTAGCAAAGTGGTGGAAGAAAGAAGGAAACAAAGTAAGATGTTACTTATGCCCAAGATACTGTTTAATAGGCGATGGAAAAACTGGCTTTTGTTTTATAAGAAAAAACGAAGGAGGAATACTATACTCTCTAGGATATGCTAGACCTGTAGCAATTAACATAGACCCTATCGAGAAAAAACCACTGTTTCACTTCTTACCAGGAACGAATATACTATCGTTAGGTACAGCAGGATGTAATCTTGGCTGTTTATTTTGTCAAAACTGGGATATTTCAAAAGCAAAACTTGATCAAGTAAAAAGCATCTACATGTCACCAGAAAAAATAGTTGAAATAGCATTGTCATATAAAACTCCAAGCATAGCATTTACCTACAACGAACCAACAATAATAGGAGAGTATATAATCGAAACAGCAAAAATTGCTAGAAAATACGGTATTAAAATAGTTATGGTATCAAATGGATACATATCAAAAGAAGCATTCTATGATATATATCAGTACGTTGATGGAGCTAATATAGATCTCAAAGCAATAACAGAAATATTCTACAATAGAATAACTCTATCACATCTAGAACCAGTCAAAGAAACTCTCAAAAGGCTAAAAGAGTTAGGCAATGTCTGGTTTGAAATAACAAATCTCATCATACCTACACTTAACGATAGCTTGAAAGAATTTGAAGAACTATCAGAGTGGATACTAGATAACTTAGGTGACTCTGTACCATTACATTTTACTGCATTCCACCCTGACTATAAACTCAATAACTTACCTAGAACTCCAAAAGAAACACTCATCAAGGCTAGAAATATAGCAATTCAAAAAGGTATAAAGTACGTGTATACGGGTAATGTATGGTATGAAGAAGGTAGTACAACCTATTGCCCAGATTGTAAAGAACCTCTAATCATAAGATCTTGGCACGATGTTTTGAAAAACAAAATAAAAGACAACAAGTGTCCTAAATGTAGAAGAAAAATTGACGGGCTATGGAATTAG
- a CDS encoding gamma-glutamylcyclotransferase, whose product MNYKFSYYDVKEDEILIFVYGTLKKGFHNHRMIKDAKFVGRGKTKDKYVMYVDIIPYVSKRDRVSNIYGEVYCIDRNTLDMLDRLEKHPCWYYREKVDVILEDGRIVNAWMYFNDIEVGNVVESGIYE is encoded by the coding sequence ATGAACTACAAATTTAGCTACTATGATGTTAAGGAAGATGAAATACTGATTTTTGTTTATGGAACTTTGAAAAAGGGATTTCATAACCATAGAATGATAAAGGATGCTAAATTTGTTGGTAGAGGTAAGACTAAAGATAAGTATGTTATGTATGTTGATATAATACCTTATGTTAGTAAAAGGGATCGTGTAAGTAATATATATGGAGAGGTGTACTGTATTGATCGAAACACATTAGATATGTTAGACAGATTAGAGAAACATCCCTGTTGGTATTATAGGGAAAAGGTTGACGTAATACTTGAAGATGGCAGAATCGTTAACGCATGGATGTATTTTAATGATATAGAGGTTGGAAATGTGGTTGAAAGTGGAATTTACGAGTAG
- the fabF gene encoding beta-ketoacyl-ACP synthase II: MNRRIVVTGLGVVTSLGLEVDEYFDNLINGKSGISLLEIEDLDHDSPSKIGGQVKNFDAESFLDKKVVRRTDRYTHFGIYAAQKAVEDSGLLNYSNLDKERVGVIIGSGIGGGLQFYNNSVKFFQEGRRKVNPNFISMSIIDTASAYVSIQYGFRGPNYSAVSACASSNHSIIASIMHILIGDADVMITGGSEASLNGLCISGFTQIDALSTRNDAPEKASRPFDKNRDGFVIAEGAGILVIEALDHALKRGAKIYAEIVGYGTSGDAYHHVAPCSDGSGASIAMRNAINMAKISPTEVQLINTHGTSTPLGDKAEILAIKNVFGDHAYKLKINSTKSMIGHTLGAAGGVEAVAVAKMLETGKIHPTINQEEPDPECDLDVVPNKAIEMDVEYAISNSFGFGGHNASILFRKWRGK, translated from the coding sequence ATGAATAGAAGAATAGTAGTAACTGGCCTAGGAGTTGTTACTAGTCTTGGATTAGAAGTAGACGAATACTTTGATAATCTTATCAATGGCAAATCTGGAATATCATTACTTGAGATAGAAGATTTAGATCATGATTCACCTTCAAAAATAGGAGGACAAGTTAAAAATTTTGACGCTGAATCTTTTTTAGATAAAAAAGTAGTAAGAAGAACTGATAGATATACCCATTTTGGAATATATGCTGCACAAAAAGCAGTTGAAGATTCTGGGCTTCTTAACTACTCTAACCTTGATAAAGAAAGAGTTGGTGTTATAATAGGATCTGGTATTGGTGGCGGTTTACAGTTTTACAACAACTCTGTGAAGTTTTTTCAGGAAGGCAGAAGAAAAGTAAATCCTAACTTTATTTCGATGTCTATAATTGATACAGCTTCTGCTTATGTTTCAATTCAATATGGATTTAGAGGGCCTAACTATTCAGCTGTTTCAGCTTGTGCTTCTTCAAACCACTCAATAATAGCATCAATAATGCATATACTTATTGGTGATGCAGATGTTATGATAACAGGTGGATCAGAAGCATCTTTAAACGGCCTTTGTATATCAGGTTTTACTCAAATAGATGCCTTGTCAACTAGAAACGATGCTCCTGAAAAAGCTTCAAGGCCTTTTGATAAAAATAGAGATGGATTTGTAATTGCTGAAGGCGCAGGAATACTCGTAATAGAAGCTCTAGATCATGCTCTCAAAAGAGGAGCTAAAATATATGCAGAAATAGTTGGATACGGTACTAGCGGAGATGCCTACCATCATGTTGCTCCTTGTTCTGACGGATCAGGAGCTTCCATCGCAATGAGAAACGCTATAAATATGGCAAAAATATCACCTACTGAAGTTCAGCTCATAAACACTCACGGAACATCCACACCACTAGGAGACAAAGCCGAAATCTTAGCAATAAAAAATGTCTTTGGAGATCATGCATACAAACTAAAAATTAACTCAACAAAATCCATGATAGGACATACTCTAGGTGCTGCAGGTGGGGTAGAAGCAGTAGCAGTAGCTAAAATGCTCGAAACGGGCAAAATACACCCAACTATAAATCAAGAAGAACCTGATCCTGAATGCGACCTTGATGTTGTACCTAATAAAGCTATTGAAATGGATGTAGAATACGCTATCTCAAACTCTTTTGGGTTTGGAGGACATAACGCAAGTATACTATTCAGAAAATGGAGAGGTAAATAA
- the acpS gene encoding holo-ACP synthase, protein MVRVGVDITDISRVREFYSRRGEKFLDRILTEREKEYVMKHEKFLLNLAGRFAGKEAFFKALGTGIINFKEVEILNDSSGKPYINLYGKTKDVFESLNVKSFDISISHTELAAVSVVVFEI, encoded by the coding sequence ATGGTTAGAGTTGGAGTTGACATAACTGATATATCTAGGGTTAGAGAGTTTTATAGTAGGCGAGGTGAAAAGTTTTTGGATAGAATTTTGACTGAGAGAGAAAAAGAATATGTGATGAAACACGAAAAGTTTTTACTAAATCTTGCTGGTAGGTTTGCTGGTAAAGAGGCGTTTTTCAAGGCACTAGGGACTGGTATCATAAATTTTAAAGAAGTTGAAATATTAAATGATTCATCTGGAAAGCCTTATATAAACTTGTACGGTAAAACCAAGGATGTTTTTGAAAGTCTTAATGTAAAGAGTTTTGATATTTCAATATCTCATACAGAACTCGCAGCAGTATCAGTTGTGGTTTTTGAGATATAG
- the glmS gene encoding glutamine--fructose-6-phosphate transaminase (isomerizing), protein MLVKPEVRLMCGIVGYVGDKSNPVEVVIEGLKQLEYRGYDSAGLCFIRDSKYELYKEVGRISNLEEKLKNIDISNIKPLSIGHTRWATHGGVTVPNAHPHISNNGKVVLVHNGIIENYTLLKEMLIKKGYRFYSQTDTEVIVNLIEEHMKEGNSFEDAVILAVSELNGTFGLVVSYIDETDKIIAVRKGSPIVIGIGDNESIVASDINAIVKHTRNVIYLDDGEIAIIKKDSIITKNFTGKDIKKDIFVIDWEVEQLNKKGYPHYMLKEIFEQPTAIENCIRGRLLEDDGSVKLGGISKIEGIVHKIRKFVFIGCGTAYHAGLVGKYLMENIGGTISEVDYASEFRYRNPIVGPRDIVVAITQSGETMDTLEALKEAKRKGAIVMGVVNVVGSTIAREAGTGIYIHSGPEIGVASTKAFTNMLVALTMISVLVGRKKRLSIFEGKEIVSGLKKLPELVEYTLNTSDKITKELAQEFYKSRNFLYLGRHYNYPIALEGALKLKEISYIHAEGYPAAEMKHGPIALIDENMPVVVIATKGSLYEKIISNIQEIKARNGKVIAIVNENDNEVSKITDYIIPVPYVIEPLSPIINVIPLQLFAYYVATTKGLDVDKPRNLAKSVTVE, encoded by the coding sequence ATGTTAGTAAAGCCAGAGGTTAGACTTATGTGTGGGATAGTAGGATATGTAGGAGATAAATCAAATCCTGTTGAAGTTGTTATAGAAGGGCTTAAACAACTCGAATATAGGGGATACGACTCAGCAGGTCTATGTTTTATAAGGGATAGTAAATATGAACTCTACAAAGAAGTAGGCAGAATATCAAATTTAGAAGAGAAACTTAAGAATATTGATATTTCAAACATTAAACCTTTATCGATAGGACATACTAGGTGGGCAACACACGGCGGGGTTACTGTCCCAAATGCACACCCACACATCAGCAATAACGGCAAGGTAGTATTAGTACACAATGGAATAATAGAAAACTACACATTACTCAAAGAAATGCTTATTAAGAAAGGCTACAGATTCTATAGTCAAACAGATACTGAAGTAATAGTAAATCTTATAGAAGAACACATGAAAGAAGGAAATTCTTTTGAAGACGCAGTTATACTTGCAGTAAGCGAACTAAACGGTACCTTCGGATTAGTTGTATCTTATATAGATGAAACAGATAAGATAATAGCTGTCAGAAAAGGTAGCCCTATAGTTATAGGTATAGGAGATAATGAAAGTATAGTAGCATCTGACATAAATGCCATAGTAAAACATACTAGAAATGTTATATACCTGGATGATGGAGAAATAGCAATAATCAAAAAAGATAGTATAATAACAAAGAATTTCACTGGTAAAGATATAAAAAAAGACATATTTGTAATAGATTGGGAAGTAGAACAACTTAACAAAAAAGGCTACCCTCACTATATGTTAAAAGAAATATTCGAGCAGCCAACAGCAATTGAAAATTGTATAAGAGGTAGACTTTTAGAAGATGATGGTAGTGTAAAACTCGGTGGCATATCTAAAATCGAAGGGATAGTACATAAAATAAGAAAGTTTGTTTTTATAGGTTGTGGCACGGCGTACCATGCAGGACTAGTTGGTAAATATCTAATGGAAAACATAGGAGGAACGATATCTGAAGTAGACTATGCTTCAGAATTTAGGTACAGAAACCCAATCGTAGGTCCTAGAGACATTGTAGTGGCAATAACTCAATCTGGAGAAACCATGGATACACTTGAAGCTCTCAAAGAAGCAAAAAGAAAAGGAGCTATAGTAATGGGTGTTGTAAATGTTGTCGGAAGTACAATAGCAAGAGAAGCAGGAACAGGAATATATATACACTCAGGTCCTGAAATAGGTGTTGCTTCAACTAAAGCTTTTACAAACATGTTAGTTGCCCTCACCATGATTAGTGTATTAGTAGGCCGTAAAAAGAGACTTAGCATTTTTGAAGGTAAAGAAATAGTATCTGGACTCAAAAAACTACCAGAACTGGTTGAATATACTCTAAATACCTCAGATAAGATAACAAAAGAATTAGCACAAGAATTCTACAAGAGTAGAAATTTCCTTTACCTTGGAAGACACTACAACTACCCCATAGCACTCGAAGGAGCTCTAAAACTAAAAGAAATATCATATATACATGCAGAAGGATATCCAGCAGCCGAAATGAAACACGGCCCAATAGCATTAATCGACGAAAATATGCCAGTGGTAGTAATAGCTACAAAGGGCTCACTATACGAAAAAATAATAAGTAACATCCAGGAAATAAAAGCAAGAAACGGCAAAGTCATAGCAATCGTCAACGAAAATGACAATGAAGTTTCAAAAATAACAGACTACATTATACCAGTACCCTATGTTATCGAACCACTTTCACCAATAATAAACGTAATACCACTACAACTATTTGCCTATTATGTAGCAACAACGAAAGGACTTGACGTTGATAAACCAAGAAATTTAGCCAAAAGCGTTACAGTAGAGTAA